Genomic window (uncultured Fibrobacter sp.):
CCAGCTTGATCAAGCAAATTTATTTATATGCCCGCGTCTTCGACGCAATTTCAAAAACATAGGTAGGAGTCAACATGTCTTTTAGTTTCTTGAGTGGAAAGAGCCCGTTTGACGAGGCCGAAGAAAAATTGGAAGCCGGTGAGAATCCTTCCGGCAAGCCGAAACTCCCTACACCGACGATGGGTTGGCAGGATGTCGTGTTCCTCATCGTGCTCGTGGGGCTGGTTGTCGGTGGTTACTATTATTATCAGTACACAAAGAAGAACAGTGCCGAGGAGTTTGCCAAGTGCGATGTCCTTTATGTGGCTGCCGAAACGGATCCCTCCAAGCTGGTTGAGGCGGAATCCTGCTACAATGCCACGTGGGACCTCGGTTTTGTGAGCGATTCTATGGAAATCCTCCGCCAGGACCGCCTGGGCGCTATCGAAGACAAGCGCAATCACCTCAAGGATTTGTTCACTGACGTGATGGATGCTATTGCCGACAAGGATTCTGCAAAGGCTTTCGAAATCGTGAACGGCTACAAGGGCCCGATGCTTTTGCCGAAGAGTGACCGCGAAACGTGGGAAACCATTGCCAAGGCGGCTTCGCTGAAAGCGGCCGTCGAAGCGGCTGCAGCTCCGGCAGGTGATTCTGCTGCGGCAAAGTAATTCTGCTATATATAAATAGGGAAACGTGCTAGATAATATATAGTCTTAGCGGAGTTTCTCGACAGTAATTTCCCTCTCGGTTTCCGAGAGGATTTTTATTTGGATGACGTGGGTAATGCCCGCGTCGTTTCCTTCTAGGCGTTCGGGCCATTCGATAAGGCTGATGCCCGATGCCAAGTAGTCCGGGTCCATACCGACTTCGTACAGGTCGGCGCCACCTTCGAGACGGTAGAGGTCGAAGTGGAAGATGGGCGGGTCGTTCGGGTATTCGTGGAGGATGGTGTAGGTGGGGGAGCATACTGTGCCCGTGTAACCGAGCCCCTTGCAGACACCCCGGCTGATGACGGTCTTGCCCGCGCCCAAATTCCCGTAAAGGGCCACTCGGTCGCCTGGCTGCAGCGACTTCCCGAATTCGCTCGCCCAGTTGAACGTTTCATCTTCGCTGTAAAACACCATAGATTCTAGCCTCTAGCCTCTAACCTCTAACCTCTAACCTACAGCTTGTCCTTGAACTGTTCGTAGGTGAACCTGTGCAGCAGGTGGAATTTCCCGTCCATGTCGAACATGCCGATATCCGGGTGGCGGACCCCGTTGAAGAACGTCGTCTTGACCATGGTGTAGTGGATCATGTCCTCGAAGATAATGCGGTCCCCGACTTGGAGCGGAGCGTCGAACGAGTAGTCGCCGAGCTGGTCTCCGGCTAGGCAGGTATTTCCAGTTATTTTGTATGTAAACTTCTTTTCGCCGGGAAGTGCAGCTCCCGTGATGTTCGGCCTGTAGGGCATTTCCAGGCAGTCGGGCATGTGCGCACTGATAGAAACGTTCAAGATGGCGATGTCCATCTTGTTGTGTACGATGTCGGCGACCGTCGCTACCAGTTCGCCCGTTTGCCAGCCGACCGCCTCTCCCGGTTCCATGACGACCTCGAGGTGTGGATAGCGTTTTTTAAAGTCATTGAGCAACTTGACAAGCTCTTCGCGATGGTAATCTTTGCGGGTGATGTGGTGGCCTCCACCGAAGTTCACCCATTTCATTTGGGGCAAGTAACGCCCGAATTTCTTCTCAAAAGCTGTGAGTACGCCTTCGAGGGCGTCAACGTCTTGTTCGCACAGGGCATGGAAATGCAGCCCTTCGATGCCGTCCAGCAGTTCTGGCTTGAACTCGGCCTCGGTCACGCCGAGCCTGGAGTGGAGCCCGCATGGGTTGTAAATATCTGTTTCGACGGTGGAAAATTCCGGGTTTACACGGATGCCCGCGCTTATTTTACTTGCAATGGTTTTTGCCTTGAAGCGCTGCCACTGGGAAAAGCTGTTGTACGTGATGTGGTCGGCATACTTGAGAATCTCGTCGATTTCCCCGTCTTCGTATGCCGGTGCGAATACATGGACTTCTTTGCCCATTTCTTCTTTAGCGAGTCGAGCCTCGTTAAGGCTGCTGGCTGTGGCGCCAGGGAGATATTCCGCGATAATGGGGAACGATCTCCAAAAACTGTAACCTTTGAGGGCACATATAATCTTGACGCCTGTCCTTTCTTGAATGTTGTTCAATATTTCCATGTTCCGGCGAAGGCGTTTTTCGTCCAGAACGAAACAGGGACTGGTGGCTTGTGTATAATCGGGCATGTGCCAAATATAGGAAAAGAAGCCAAGGGTGCTTTTTTTGCCTCTTTTTGGGGTTGTTTTGCTAGAAAAAAAGTGTTTTTTTATGATATCTTGTTGTCTTTTAAAAAATCCTTTAACTAAATTTAAAGCAATGATTTGGTCTTCTTATACTCGAATAATCGCATCTATTTGTACGATAGCTTTTGCCGGGTTCGCCTTCGCAGCGGATCCTGCTTCGGCTCCTGCTCCTGCAAAGGCTGCACCTGCCGCAACAGCTCCTGCTCCGGCCCCCGCTCCCGCACCTGCTCCGGCTCCTGCCGCTGCACCTGCTCCCGCTCCTGCTAAGGAAGCTCCTAAGGCTGCTTCCGCTCCCGCTCCGGCCCCCGCAAAGGCGGCCCCTGCTCCGGCTCCGGCCAAGGAAGCCCCGAAGGCTGCTCCTGCCAAGAAGGCCGAACAGAAGGTCGTACCGAGTGTGCCGGTCAACGTCGCTCCGAGAGGCGCTTCTTCTCTTGACGAGATGATCCAGAAGAAGCTCGACTCCCTCAGCAAGATTAAAGTCAGCACTCCGGTTTCTGGCAGCTCCGATAGCCTTGCCAAGGTCAAGGCGGACAGCGTCCGCAAGATGATCCAGGAAGGCAAGTACGTCCAGCGTGCCAAGTACGACAAGTCGAACTTCGATTCCTGGAAGATCGATACTGTTTTCCAGAAGAGCATGAAGGAATCCGTTTATGGTATCTGGCGCACTCCGATTGTCGCTCACGGCCACGCTTTCCGTGACGCCGAACTGCGCTTCGACATGAACGACACGGTTTATGGAACGACCCGCACTTACTCTGATTCGGGCCGCTACCAGATGACTGGTGAATACACCTTCAAGGCTCGCTACCGTTTCGACAACGACACCTCCATGGTCACCCGCGAAGTCTTCGCCGACCGCCAGGTTGTCCGTTGGGACTACATCGCGTTCCGCAAACTCGAGGACACCTTGACCTACAACCTCAAGAAACTCGAATTCCGCGACATGAACGACAACTGGTTGAATGCCCTGCAGGGCTTCGACAATGTTCCGCCGGAAGTCTACATCAAGGACGAGAAACTTACCGCCGAGATGAAGAAGACTGCGGAACTCTGGGCGAAGAGAAAAAAATAAGGGCCGATGAAAAACCGCATTTGGTTTTGCTTTGGTTTCCTTTTTCTAGTCGCCGTCTCTCTGAGCTTTTGCACATTGGCTACGGGACCTGTATGGGTTTCGTGGCCTGATTTTTTTTCGGCCCTTTTCGCCGGACCATCGGCTGAGGTCGGGGCTGATTCCATCACTTCGCAAATCATTTGGCGGCTCCGCGTGCCCAGGATGTGTGCGGCGGTGTTGGCCGGGACTTCGCTTTCGGTGGCGGGCCTCGCTTTGCAGACTGTCTTTTGTAACCCGCTTGCCGGGCCGTTTGTGCTGGGCATCAGCAGCGGCGCGAGTCTAGGGGTGGCGCTCTCGTTGCTGGCCGGTTTCAGTTTTGGCAATTTTGGCGTGCTCGGCGCGGCTGCTGTCGGCGCTTCGGCCGTGACGATTATTGTCATGTGGGTTTCGGGGCGGTTCCGCAATGTGGGCGTGCTTTTGATTGTTGGGCTTTTGCTCGGGTACTTGATTGACGCTATCGTGAGCGTGCTGATTGCGGGGAGCGAGGCCGAAGCGCTTCGCGTGTACGTGACGTGGAGCATGGGCAGCTTTGGCCGTATGCTGCTCGATGGCGTGTGGGTGTTTGCGCTCGCCGTGGCCGCGGGGCTTGGGCTTGTGGTGGTGAGCATGCGCTATTTGAATGCGGCGAGGCTTGGCGACGATTTTGCCCGCGGTCTCGGTGTGCGCGTTGAAGTTTCCAAGAAGTGCGTGCTACTCGGTGCGAGTATCCTCGCTGCGGCATGTACGGCGTTCTGCGGTCCGGTGGCTTTTGTGGGTATCGCCGTCCCGCATTTGGCTTTTATGTTGTTCAAAACAACCGACCACCGCGTCCTTGTGCCGGGAGCCGCATTGTGCGGCACGGTGCTTTGCCTCTTGGCGGGGCTGTTCCCGGTGAGCATTCCTCTGAATGCGGTACTCAGCATTGTCGGCGTGCCGGTTGTGTTTTATGTGCTTGTTCGCGGCTCTAGGACGGGGTGGTGGTGATGGCTT
Coding sequences:
- a CDS encoding iron ABC transporter permease, with protein sequence MKNRIWFCFGFLFLVAVSLSFCTLATGPVWVSWPDFFSALFAGPSAEVGADSITSQIIWRLRVPRMCAAVLAGTSLSVAGLALQTVFCNPLAGPFVLGISSGASLGVALSLLAGFSFGNFGVLGAAAVGASAVTIIVMWVSGRFRNVGVLLIVGLLLGYLIDAIVSVLIAGSEAEALRVYVTWSMGSFGRMLLDGVWVFALAVAAGLGLVVVSMRYLNAARLGDDFARGLGVRVEVSKKCVLLGASILAAACTAFCGPVAFVGIAVPHLAFMLFKTTDHRVLVPGAALCGTVLCLLAGLFPVSIPLNAVLSIVGVPVVFYVLVRGSRTGWW
- the nspC gene encoding carboxynorspermidine decarboxylase, whose translation is MPDYTQATSPCFVLDEKRLRRNMEILNNIQERTGVKIICALKGYSFWRSFPIIAEYLPGATASSLNEARLAKEEMGKEVHVFAPAYEDGEIDEILKYADHITYNSFSQWQRFKAKTIASKISAGIRVNPEFSTVETDIYNPCGLHSRLGVTEAEFKPELLDGIEGLHFHALCEQDVDALEGVLTAFEKKFGRYLPQMKWVNFGGGHHITRKDYHREELVKLLNDFKKRYPHLEVVMEPGEAVGWQTGELVATVADIVHNKMDIAILNVSISAHMPDCLEMPYRPNITGAALPGEKKFTYKITGNTCLAGDQLGDYSFDAPLQVGDRIIFEDMIHYTMVKTTFFNGVRHPDIGMFDMDGKFHLLHRFTYEQFKDKL
- the tsaE gene encoding tRNA (adenosine(37)-N6)-threonylcarbamoyltransferase complex ATPase subunit type 1 TsaE, whose product is MVFYSEDETFNWASEFGKSLQPGDRVALYGNLGAGKTVISRGVCKGLGYTGTVCSPTYTILHEYPNDPPIFHFDLYRLEGGADLYEVGMDPDYLASGISLIEWPERLEGNDAGITHVIQIKILSETEREITVEKLR